The Antedon mediterranea chromosome 11, ecAntMedi1.1, whole genome shotgun sequence genome window below encodes:
- the LOC140062726 gene encoding kxDL motif-containing protein 1-like, which produces MSKSGGSDVFIESLNALVNEDDMNAVLLAQKQMLERFEKTNEMLSKFNQLSVNQYETLATQFKGHTALLLDMRKDIDGIFRRIRILKTKLSTEYPDAFNVALENTEPEAKRIQQMSTSPRQDSPRMILDSNEPNDEDDMNPSSVLHSVPSIN; this is translated from the exons ATGTCGAAGAGTGGTGGTTCAGATGTGTTCATTGAGAGCCTGAACGCACTGGTCAACGAGGATGACATGAACGCAGTCTTACTTGCTCAGAAACAGAT GTTGGAACGATTTGAGAAAACCAATGAAATGCTTTCAAAATTCAATCAACTCTCAGTAAACCAATATGAAACATTGGCAACACAGTTCAAAGGTCACACTGCACTTCTACTGGATATGCGTAAAGATATTGATGGGATTTTTAGACGAATTAG GATCCTTAAAACAAAACTCTCTACAGAATATCCAGATGCTTTCAATG TTGCACTAGAAAACACTGAGCCAGAGGCTAAGAGGATACAACAAATGTCAACATCACCACGTCAGGATTCTCCACGAATGATTCTAGACAGCAATGAACCAAATGATGAGGACGATATGAATCCATCCAGTGTGTTACACTCTGTACCATCTATAAACTGA